Proteins encoded within one genomic window of Bacillus sp. 1NLA3E:
- a CDS encoding tyrosine-type recombinase/integrase, whose amino-acid sequence MPYGFIKHIENRGYSSETVKSYQRVCEQFFLFIKNTYLANKEPFQISPTDIKNYLEEQLDKEKSISTINKELAILKTLFNFLWEIDKVPVDPAVKLKRFKNTDDLKIEVPYQQILEILNKTFHNQSYSPLRKAIFLLATKGLKTADFRFKKDDVLIAENKVEIKLKNRTIYLEEEEATYFKSYFDETMLNGSEYVFVTKQHGEETGGPVQVMSILHHLRTISKDYLQEGAQALTLISIRRALAYYLYASKDPIQMIAKELGIEEISASNYLKQITEALQSQNYVVER is encoded by the coding sequence ATGCCTTATGGATTTATCAAACACATTGAGAACAGGGGTTATAGTTCGGAAACCGTTAAAAGTTATCAAAGAGTGTGTGAACAGTTTTTTCTCTTTATAAAGAATACCTATCTAGCTAATAAGGAGCCTTTCCAAATTTCTCCTACTGATATAAAAAATTATTTAGAAGAACAACTAGACAAGGAAAAGAGTATTTCTACTATAAATAAAGAATTGGCCATTTTAAAGACATTATTTAATTTCCTCTGGGAAATCGACAAAGTACCAGTTGATCCAGCTGTTAAGCTGAAAAGGTTCAAGAATACAGACGATTTAAAGATTGAAGTTCCCTATCAACAAATATTGGAAATCCTTAACAAAACATTTCATAACCAAAGCTATTCACCATTGCGAAAAGCCATCTTTCTTTTAGCCACAAAGGGATTAAAAACAGCGGACTTCCGTTTCAAAAAAGATGATGTTTTGATTGCTGAAAATAAGGTTGAAATCAAACTGAAAAACCGCACAATTTACCTTGAAGAGGAAGAGGCGACCTATTTCAAATCGTATTTTGATGAAACGATGCTTAATGGGAGTGAGTATGTTTTTGTCACAAAGCAGCATGGGGAGGAAACAGGTGGTCCAGTCCAAGTCATGTCCATCCTTCATCATTTACGCACCATTTCAAAGGATTACTTACAGGAGGGAGCTCAAGCCCTCACTCTCATTTCGATTCGGAGGGCCTTAGCTTATTATTTGTACGCCAGTAAAGACCCAATTCAAATGATAGCGAAAGAGCTAGGTATTGAAGAGATCTCTGCATCAAATTACCTTAAACAAATAACCGAAGCGCTGCAGTCTCAAAATTACGTGGTAGAAAGGTGA
- a CDS encoding S16 family serine protease, giving the protein MVDTDGFRVGQINGLAVMGARDSIFGIPTKITAQTYVGKSGIMNIERETSLSGQIHNKGMMILNGFLSGEFAKNRPIPLSASITFEQTYSHIDGDSASSTELYVLLSSLAEVPINQSIAVTGSVNQWGEIQPIGGVNEKIEGFYHICKERVLTGKQGVIIPKQNVKNLMLENEVVDAIKRGQFHIWAVGHIAEGIEILSGESAGNNRDQNGQFPADSIFSKVEARFNRMYESAKVTK; this is encoded by the coding sequence ATGGTCGATACAGATGGGTTTCGTGTCGGACAAATCAATGGTTTAGCAGTGATGGGGGCTCGTGATTCTATTTTCGGTATTCCAACCAAGATTACGGCGCAAACTTATGTTGGAAAAAGCGGAATTATGAATATCGAAAGAGAAACATCGTTAAGTGGTCAAATTCATAATAAAGGGATGATGATTTTGAACGGTTTCCTTTCTGGTGAATTTGCCAAAAATCGCCCCATTCCTTTATCAGCTAGTATTACATTTGAGCAAACGTACTCGCATATTGATGGAGATAGCGCCTCTAGTACAGAGCTATATGTGCTCCTATCATCACTCGCGGAAGTTCCAATCAACCAAAGTATTGCTGTTACAGGATCGGTGAATCAGTGGGGAGAAATTCAGCCCATCGGTGGAGTAAATGAAAAAATCGAAGGATTTTATCATATTTGCAAGGAACGAGTGCTGACTGGAAAACAAGGGGTTATTATTCCTAAACAAAATGTAAAAAACTTAATGCTTGAAAATGAAGTAGTAGATGCGATAAAGAGGGGGCAGTTCCATATTTGGGCAGTAGGTCATATTGCTGAGGGCATTGAAATTTTATCGGGTGAAAGTGCAGGAAATAATCGTGATCAAAATGGACAGTTTCCGGCTGATTCGATTTTTTCAAAAGTGGAAGCTCGGTTCAATAGAATGTATGAGTCTGCTAAAGTTACAAAGTGA
- a CDS encoding AAA family ATPase, protein MNTEEYENVLSIHRVPVSKLRPEFDASYFNFETTDDIELIPTEMIGQHRAEQAMEFGLSVEQSGYNLFVVGPAGTGRMTYTRNSVAEMAKKRSVPEDWCYVHNFENPDRPMVISLPAGNGPLFQRKIETLLIEIGRELRSTFSGEGYEKKKQAILEGFREKMEDLWKQAEAFALELSFKIEHTPEGVNTYLLRNGRPVERKEYGKLSDSEKEILSGKEKKVEEKIRETLYQMRKIDEQIRKSLDQFMRETTSDAILSLFQPIREIYKEHVKVLSYLDAYFHDVVVHFSFFLTNGEPQNNVMNTLIASKEQQLNRYTVNLFVNHKNQNGAPVIYETNPTYHNLFGKVEYKGELGSWVTDFSYIKPGVLHLANGGYLILQATELLQQPNVWTLLKRALQTGNVQIENLYEERGVFPTTGIKPEPIPLNIKVIIIGSYYLYDLLSSIDEDFHKLFKVKVEFDMVMEKDEENSLKMARFVKNYANQEGLLPFHSRAVGKIIDYSSRLVEEQSKHYGRYRWVSCRTNQWFSSDGGS, encoded by the coding sequence ATGAACACCGAAGAATACGAAAATGTGCTTTCTATCCATCGAGTCCCAGTATCAAAACTTAGACCAGAGTTTGATGCTAGTTATTTCAACTTTGAAACTACAGACGATATTGAATTAATACCAACTGAAATGATTGGACAGCACCGGGCAGAGCAAGCGATGGAGTTTGGTCTATCAGTTGAACAATCCGGTTATAATTTGTTTGTCGTAGGTCCTGCAGGGACAGGAAGAATGACTTATACACGAAATAGTGTGGCAGAAATGGCCAAAAAGCGATCAGTACCTGAAGACTGGTGTTATGTACATAATTTTGAAAATCCCGATAGACCAATGGTGATTTCCTTACCGGCAGGAAATGGTCCTCTATTTCAACGTAAAATTGAAACCTTGTTAATAGAAATTGGACGAGAACTCCGCTCCACTTTTTCAGGAGAAGGATACGAAAAAAAGAAGCAAGCAATTTTAGAGGGATTTCGTGAAAAAATGGAGGATCTTTGGAAACAGGCAGAAGCTTTTGCCTTAGAACTTAGTTTTAAAATAGAACATACACCTGAAGGGGTTAATACCTATCTTTTGCGTAACGGAAGACCTGTTGAAAGGAAGGAATATGGAAAACTATCCGATTCTGAAAAAGAAATACTATCAGGGAAAGAAAAAAAGGTAGAAGAAAAAATTCGAGAAACACTGTATCAGATGAGAAAAATAGATGAGCAAATAAGGAAGAGCTTAGATCAATTTATGCGTGAGACAACATCTGACGCCATTTTGAGTCTTTTTCAGCCAATTCGAGAGATCTACAAAGAACATGTTAAAGTCCTTTCTTATTTAGACGCCTATTTTCATGATGTAGTCGTTCACTTTTCATTCTTTTTAACTAATGGTGAGCCACAAAATAATGTTATGAACACACTCATAGCCTCGAAAGAACAGCAACTGAATCGTTACACTGTTAATTTATTTGTGAATCACAAAAACCAAAATGGTGCACCCGTCATTTACGAGACAAACCCTACTTACCATAATCTATTCGGAAAAGTTGAATACAAAGGGGAACTAGGAAGCTGGGTTACTGATTTTTCTTATATTAAGCCAGGTGTTTTGCATTTAGCAAACGGTGGGTATTTAATCCTACAAGCAACTGAATTACTCCAGCAGCCTAATGTCTGGACCCTATTAAAAAGAGCCCTACAGACTGGAAATGTTCAAATCGAGAATTTATATGAGGAAAGAGGGGTTTTTCCTACCACAGGAATCAAGCCTGAACCAATCCCATTAAATATTAAAGTTATTATTATTGGTTCCTATTATTTATATGATTTACTTTCGAGTATCGATGAGGATTTTCATAAGCTGTTTAAGGTCAAAGTGGAATTTGATATGGTTATGGAAAAGGATGAAGAAAACAGCCTAAAAATGGCTCGTTTTGTCAAAAATTACGCTAACCAGGAAGGTCTACTTCCTTTTCATTCTAGAGCTGTCGGAAAAATTATTGATTATAGTTCGCGATTGGTAGAGGAACAATCGAAACATTATGGTCGATACAGATGGGTTTCGTGTCGGACAAATCAATGGTTTAGCAGTGATGGGGGCTCGTGA
- the hpaB gene encoding 4-hydroxyphenylacetate 3-monooxygenase, oxygenase component: MPAIDGSTFLKRIGNLKAEIWMDGKKISKNICEHHAFKGILTSKAKLYDLQLEKNKDFMTYLSPLTGKRVGSSFLPPKTKEDLEKRRLTTQEWAKTSGGMMGRSPDYMNTGLMALGSAWDVFEDKQNRGKNIRKLYENARENDLTFSHTFVSPQVNRSLVYFETNETPISAQVIKQNSEGIIIKGARLLATQGGITDELLVLPVGGKYIEDPFIYAFSIPSNTPNLKFICRESFAYRTSEFDHPLGSRFEEMDTIVVFDNVLVPWERVFLYKDYSIVRNFNDETKFNLFLLHQTVSRQIIKCEFLLGVAQLLVDSIDIGGYQHVQEKIGEIITGLETEKALLLSSEIGAKVDKRGIMIPDANPLYAAIVTFPRLYPRLTEILQLLGASGLVSIPTEQDFESEIKTDLHQYLQSASSDAKERTRLFRLAWDISISAFGGRQTLYERFFFGDPIRLSSGLYNTYSKDQSIALAKSILNLNES, from the coding sequence GTGCCTGCTATTGATGGTTCAACCTTCTTAAAAAGAATTGGTAATTTAAAAGCAGAAATTTGGATGGATGGTAAAAAAATTTCTAAAAATATATGTGAACACCATGCCTTTAAAGGAATCCTAACCAGTAAAGCAAAGCTCTATGATCTACAGTTGGAAAAGAACAAAGACTTTATGACCTATCTGTCTCCTTTAACAGGAAAAAGAGTGGGGAGTTCTTTTTTACCGCCAAAAACAAAAGAAGATTTAGAAAAGAGGAGATTAACGACACAAGAATGGGCAAAAACGTCAGGAGGCATGATGGGGCGTTCTCCAGATTATATGAACACAGGTTTGATGGCGTTAGGAAGTGCTTGGGATGTTTTTGAGGACAAACAAAATCGTGGCAAAAATATCAGGAAATTATATGAAAACGCCAGGGAAAATGACCTTACTTTCTCCCACACATTTGTAAGTCCTCAAGTAAACCGTTCTTTGGTTTATTTTGAGACCAACGAAACTCCTATTTCTGCACAAGTTATTAAACAAAATAGTGAAGGTATCATTATAAAAGGCGCACGACTGCTAGCTACTCAAGGCGGCATTACGGATGAACTATTGGTTTTACCAGTTGGTGGGAAATATATTGAGGATCCATTTATTTATGCATTCTCCATTCCAAGTAATACACCAAACCTAAAGTTTATCTGCCGTGAATCCTTTGCATACCGCACCTCTGAATTTGACCATCCATTAGGTTCGAGATTTGAGGAAATGGATACAATTGTGGTATTTGATAATGTACTCGTGCCTTGGGAAAGGGTATTCCTTTACAAGGATTATTCAATTGTAAGAAATTTTAACGATGAAACGAAATTTAACTTATTTTTACTACATCAAACCGTGTCTAGACAGATAATAAAATGCGAGTTTTTACTTGGTGTAGCACAATTACTTGTTGATTCAATTGATATCGGGGGATATCAGCACGTTCAAGAAAAAATAGGTGAAATCATTACGGGACTTGAAACCGAAAAGGCGTTGTTATTGAGTTCCGAAATTGGGGCAAAAGTAGATAAGCGAGGAATCATGATACCCGATGCCAATCCCTTATACGCAGCAATAGTCACGTTTCCTAGGTTATACCCGAGATTAACTGAGATTTTGCAGTTGCTTGGAGCAAGTGGATTGGTTTCAATTCCCACAGAACAGGATTTTGAATCTGAAATTAAAACAGATTTACATCAATACTTACAGAGCGCATCCAGTGATGCAAAAGAAAGAACTAGACTGTTTAGGCTCGCATGGGATATAAGCATAAGTGCCTTTGGCGGCAGGCAGACCCTTTATGAAAGATTCTTTTTTGGTGACCCAATCAGATTAAGTTCTGGGTTGTATAATACCTATTCGAAGGATCAATCCATTGCTTTGGCAAAGTCAATTTTGAATCTGAATGAATCATAA
- the speD gene encoding adenosylmethionine decarboxylase has translation MDIQGQHLVVDAYDCIPETINDADGLKRLMLKALNELKMEVLLAYFHSFSPQGVTGIIAISTSHFSIHTWPEYGYVALDLYTCSTNDAWPALKRVLGKMGARRVCMYEITRGIEGQVLSKCENFRANVGKQGLTVSGSRGNEWDMKVLKEIKRGGHKILFEGSSPFQDILLAEAKDLRLYLNEELQFSSLDEKHYHEALVLPAMELAKSRDRVLILGGGDGLGLREVLKYPDVKHTDLVDIDPFVIELAKNDCALVGANTNSLKDGRVKVHITDAIDYLKGVMEAYGVIIIDFPDPVDPTTSSLYTKELFHEAGRHLAEGGVIVCQANSPQDTPRVFWSISMTLNAAGFQTKAYFTVVPSFGVWGFHLASRGKIKEKMPEISVPHQAIESNLDPLFYLPPVLQKPIKGLIINRKNDPRLHELYLEEIEKI, from the coding sequence ATGGATATACAGGGACAGCATCTAGTTGTGGATGCCTATGATTGCATTCCAGAAACCATTAATGATGCTGATGGGTTAAAAAGGTTAATGCTAAAGGCATTAAATGAGCTAAAAATGGAGGTCTTACTAGCTTACTTTCATTCTTTTTCACCACAGGGGGTAACAGGAATCATTGCCATTTCCACTTCCCATTTTTCGATCCACACCTGGCCGGAATACGGGTATGTTGCCTTGGATTTATATACTTGCTCTACGAACGATGCCTGGCCGGCCTTAAAGAGGGTTCTTGGCAAAATGGGAGCAAGAAGGGTCTGCATGTATGAAATCACAAGGGGGATTGAAGGGCAAGTACTATCTAAATGTGAAAATTTTCGTGCTAATGTGGGAAAACAGGGACTAACGGTAAGTGGTAGTCGAGGAAATGAGTGGGACATGAAGGTTTTAAAAGAAATCAAAAGAGGAGGACATAAAATCTTGTTCGAGGGATCTAGTCCGTTCCAGGACATTTTGCTAGCAGAAGCAAAGGATCTCCGTCTGTACCTGAATGAAGAATTACAGTTTTCATCTCTTGATGAAAAGCATTACCATGAAGCCTTGGTTTTACCGGCAATGGAACTAGCGAAATCCCGGGACCGTGTGTTAATTTTAGGAGGTGGGGACGGTCTTGGACTTCGGGAGGTTTTAAAATACCCTGATGTAAAACATACAGACCTTGTCGATATTGATCCATTCGTCATTGAACTTGCAAAAAATGATTGTGCACTTGTTGGCGCAAACACAAACTCATTGAAGGATGGCAGGGTGAAAGTGCATATTACTGATGCAATAGACTACTTAAAGGGCGTAATGGAAGCATATGGGGTAATTATTATTGATTTTCCCGATCCAGTTGATCCAACAACAAGCTCATTATATACAAAAGAATTATTCCATGAAGCAGGTCGGCATTTGGCGGAGGGTGGGGTCATCGTCTGCCAAGCTAATTCTCCACAGGACACTCCTAGGGTGTTCTGGAGTATTTCCATGACATTAAACGCTGCTGGATTTCAAACTAAAGCTTATTTTACCGTGGTACCGTCCTTTGGGGTATGGGGATTCCACTTGGCAAGCCGTGGAAAAATAAAGGAAAAAATGCCTGAAATAAGCGTTCCCCATCAAGCCATCGAGTCTAATTTAGATCCATTATTCTACCTACCCCCAGTTCTCCAAAAGCCGATAAAGGGCTTGATTATTAACCGTAAAAATGACCCCAGATTGCATGAATTATACCTAGAAGAAATAGAAAAAATTTAG
- a CDS encoding glycoside hydrolase family 18 protein yields the protein MKKHNLLLALVLLITFLGGFLAGVLFSTNNAKEEPLKTKQAPLSAKKLEPKAKPKLYPENPKVLIGYVQDFRDPNVVDYTKLTHVIFSFAHPTEDGGILLNGDTALNNLRTIVSKAHQHDTKVMLAVGGWYHIQGGESYKYFKQAITNPTSRTKLINELASIAEREKLDGIDIDFEHPRSQDDAQNLAIFTKELSDKLHAKNKELSIAVNSKIHSVAGTEITSVVYDPLMFQHVDHINIMAYDGQWDGEYDAANLSPYPFTENVVNYWTNLFKTQNLPLEKLVLGVPCYAQPEDPAIKQISYGTIIKSDPVNAGLDTVNINGTTYHYNGGATIQRKTKLALDHGFGGMMLWELGQDSHGVNSITGTIFAELKATRTDQSNL from the coding sequence ATGAAGAAACATAATCTCCTTCTTGCACTAGTATTGCTTATTACCTTCTTAGGAGGTTTTCTTGCAGGGGTATTATTCTCTACAAACAACGCTAAGGAAGAACCCTTGAAAACGAAGCAGGCCCCCCTATCAGCAAAAAAGCTTGAACCAAAAGCAAAACCAAAGTTATATCCTGAAAACCCAAAAGTTCTTATCGGTTATGTTCAGGATTTTCGTGATCCAAATGTTGTTGATTACACTAAACTGACTCACGTTATCTTTTCGTTTGCCCATCCGACAGAGGACGGTGGCATTTTGCTTAATGGAGATACTGCTCTCAATAATTTGCGGACGATCGTTTCAAAAGCCCATCAACACGACACAAAAGTTATGCTTGCCGTGGGTGGTTGGTACCACATCCAGGGTGGGGAATCGTATAAGTATTTTAAGCAAGCGATTACCAATCCTACTTCACGTACAAAGCTTATAAACGAACTCGCTAGTATAGCAGAGCGCGAAAAACTAGATGGCATTGATATCGATTTTGAGCATCCGCGATCACAGGATGATGCTCAAAACCTAGCTATTTTTACAAAAGAGTTAAGTGATAAGCTTCACGCTAAAAATAAGGAACTGTCCATTGCGGTTAATTCTAAAATTCATAGCGTTGCTGGAACGGAAATTACCTCAGTGGTTTATGACCCATTGATGTTCCAGCATGTCGACCATATCAATATCATGGCTTATGATGGCCAGTGGGATGGTGAATACGATGCAGCCAATTTGTCTCCGTATCCATTTACTGAGAATGTTGTAAACTATTGGACAAACCTGTTTAAGACACAGAACCTACCGCTAGAAAAGCTTGTGTTAGGTGTTCCCTGTTATGCACAGCCTGAAGATCCAGCCATCAAACAGATTTCTTATGGGACGATTATCAAAAGTGATCCAGTAAATGCCGGACTGGATACCGTCAACATCAACGGTACGACCTACCATTATAACGGTGGTGCCACGATTCAAAGAAAAACCAAACTAGCGCTTGATCACGGCTTCGGTGGCATGATGCTTTGGGAACTCGGTCAAGATTCACATGGAGTGAACAGTATAACGGGTACTATTTTTGCCGAACTGAAAGCAACAAGAACAGATCAATCAAATTTATAA
- a CDS encoding DEAD/DEAH box helicase, translating into MIKLFCGQKAYEEGEVYYRNGKVTFFNYDQKNNFYEAVVEGNLDFQVTFEVDRNEKVHAECTCPPFTLNHRFCNHIAAVMWKIHYLPVEHPKPRDQKPALSSTSINEGFLEENRLTKGVLDLFTSNSFHKIGVQTYFENKEIINMSLICRPIPSENRKYIFGLELQVGLKRMYLVKNIREFLEHVDRGEPYPFSKHFTYTPELHRFQHENEAILQQLIQIYRQETIYLGADNVFNEKVERSLDKRILIIPPFLWETLLPLLVQAPLVKIEQERTVYLGIQISEEALPLKFEFDQAQSEGYQLKIQGLDWITVFESYSCVLFDGKIIKLSGDQCKLLSELMQILETYRKDVVTIPAQQMEAYMEKVIPGLMKLGVIVISKAVSDRIVKKTLKAKLYLDRLNGRLLAGLEFQYDDIIINPLERARQNRSSDFLLLREGDKEQQILEWMDQSSFTKTDGGYFMQNEEEEYQFLYHGVPQLKKLVEVYATTAVKARLYTGNTPIKIKVDLEERTDWLVFKFELDGIPESELRQLIKSVEEKRKYYRLPNGSLLSLESKEFKKTNRLLNELINQKEDLIDNELRLPVMSGLNLMDSYEKVNGISLGKSFRRLLENLRNPDIREFPVPDSLVHTLRDYQEYGFQWLKTLAHYRFGGILADEMGLGKTIQSIAFIVSVLPEIRTRELPAIIVAPASLVYNWFNELKKFAPEVRVAMAEGSKTERSRIVKDLSAIDVLITSYPLLRQDIKIFQELSFHTLILDEAQAFKNYTTQTARAVKKIQAKHRFALTGTPIENSLEELWSIFDVVFPELFQNRAKFHDLSRETVANRVRPFILRRVKSDVLKELPEKIESQQASELLPEQKKLYAAYLAKLRQETLKHLNEGGLKKNRIKILAGLTRLRQLCLHPALFIEGYAGSSAKFEQLLEIIEECRNEGKRLLIFSQFTQMLKIIGKELAYQGIPYFYLDGNTPGSERVELCNRFNDGEKEMFLISLKAGGTGLNLTGADTVVLYDLWWNPAVEQQAADRAHRIGQKKIVQVIRLVSQGTIEDKMYELQQRKKNLIDEVVQPGQETLSTLTEQEIKDILSI; encoded by the coding sequence ATGATTAAACTATTCTGTGGGCAAAAGGCCTACGAAGAAGGCGAAGTTTACTATCGAAACGGAAAAGTTACTTTCTTTAATTATGACCAGAAAAATAATTTCTATGAAGCAGTGGTTGAAGGAAATTTAGACTTTCAGGTAACCTTTGAGGTGGATCGAAATGAAAAGGTTCATGCAGAATGTACCTGTCCTCCTTTTACTTTGAATCATAGATTCTGCAACCACATCGCCGCTGTCATGTGGAAAATTCATTATCTACCGGTAGAACATCCTAAGCCTCGTGATCAGAAACCAGCTTTAAGTTCAACCTCAATTAATGAGGGTTTTCTTGAGGAAAATAGGTTGACTAAAGGGGTTTTAGATCTATTTACAAGCAACTCATTCCACAAAATTGGTGTGCAGACATACTTTGAAAATAAAGAAATAATAAACATGAGCTTAATATGCCGACCGATTCCATCCGAAAACAGAAAATACATTTTTGGACTTGAGCTTCAGGTTGGGCTTAAACGGATGTATCTCGTTAAAAACATTAGAGAATTTCTCGAACACGTTGACCGAGGGGAACCCTATCCTTTCTCAAAACATTTTACCTACACACCTGAGCTTCATCGATTTCAACATGAAAACGAAGCGATACTTCAGCAATTAATTCAAATCTACCGACAAGAAACGATTTACCTTGGTGCAGATAATGTTTTTAATGAAAAGGTTGAACGCTCTCTTGATAAGAGAATACTGATCATCCCACCTTTCTTATGGGAAACTCTTCTTCCATTGCTTGTTCAGGCTCCGCTGGTAAAAATAGAACAGGAGCGGACTGTCTATTTGGGAATCCAGATATCTGAAGAAGCGCTTCCGCTTAAATTTGAGTTTGATCAGGCACAGTCGGAAGGATATCAATTAAAAATTCAGGGTCTCGATTGGATTACGGTATTTGAATCCTACAGCTGTGTCCTGTTTGACGGTAAAATCATTAAGCTGTCAGGGGATCAGTGCAAACTTCTTTCAGAACTAATGCAAATACTTGAAACCTATCGTAAAGATGTTGTTACGATTCCAGCACAACAAATGGAAGCTTATATGGAAAAGGTCATACCTGGTTTAATGAAATTAGGAGTAATTGTCATTTCTAAAGCCGTTTCCGACCGAATTGTCAAAAAAACTCTAAAAGCGAAACTATATTTAGACCGCCTGAATGGTCGACTCCTTGCTGGTCTAGAGTTTCAATATGACGATATTATTATTAATCCATTAGAAAGAGCTAGACAAAATCGAAGCTCGGATTTTCTTCTTTTGCGAGAAGGGGATAAAGAACAACAAATTTTGGAGTGGATGGATCAAAGTTCTTTCACAAAAACTGATGGCGGATATTTCATGCAAAATGAAGAGGAAGAATACCAATTCTTATACCACGGTGTTCCACAGCTAAAGAAACTTGTTGAGGTTTATGCCACCACGGCAGTAAAGGCCAGACTTTACACAGGAAATACCCCTATCAAGATAAAAGTGGATCTCGAAGAACGAACTGATTGGCTTGTATTCAAATTCGAGCTGGACGGGATTCCAGAATCAGAGCTCAGACAATTAATCAAGTCAGTGGAGGAGAAACGAAAATATTATCGTTTACCGAACGGTTCTTTGTTATCACTTGAAAGTAAGGAATTTAAAAAAACAAATCGACTCCTAAACGAATTAATTAACCAAAAAGAAGATTTGATTGATAACGAACTCCGTCTGCCAGTAATGTCTGGTCTTAATTTAATGGATTCTTATGAGAAGGTAAATGGCATTAGCCTAGGAAAATCATTTCGTCGTCTCTTAGAAAATCTTCGTAATCCTGATATTCGAGAATTTCCTGTCCCAGATAGCCTAGTGCACACCCTTCGGGATTACCAAGAGTATGGATTTCAATGGCTGAAGACCCTTGCTCACTATCGGTTTGGTGGTATTTTGGCAGATGAAATGGGATTAGGAAAAACGATTCAAAGTATCGCCTTTATTGTATCAGTGTTGCCTGAGATCAGAACTCGAGAACTGCCAGCCATCATTGTTGCTCCAGCCTCCCTTGTATATAACTGGTTTAATGAACTAAAGAAATTCGCTCCTGAGGTACGGGTGGCGATGGCTGAAGGCAGTAAAACCGAGCGGAGTCGTATTGTAAAGGATCTTAGCGCTATCGATGTGCTGATCACTTCTTACCCACTTTTACGTCAGGATATTAAAATATTTCAAGAACTGTCATTTCATACGCTAATTTTGGATGAGGCACAAGCCTTCAAAAACTATACGACGCAAACTGCAAGGGCAGTAAAAAAGATACAGGCCAAGCACCGTTTTGCACTTACGGGTACACCAATCGAAAACTCGTTAGAAGAACTATGGTCCATTTTCGATGTGGTTTTTCCAGAGTTATTTCAAAATAGAGCCAAATTCCATGATTTATCCCGTGAAACAGTTGCTAACCGAGTACGACCTTTTATATTAAGGCGGGTAAAATCAGACGTTCTTAAAGAGTTGCCCGAAAAAATAGAGTCGCAGCAAGCCTCAGAACTGCTGCCTGAACAAAAAAAATTATATGCTGCTTATTTGGCAAAATTGCGCCAGGAAACCCTGAAGCATTTGAACGAAGGCGGTCTTAAGAAAAATCGCATTAAAATCTTAGCGGGTTTAACGCGACTTCGGCAACTATGCCTTCACCCCGCTTTATTTATTGAGGGGTATGCAGGGAGTTCAGCCAAATTTGAACAATTGCTAGAAATTATCGAGGAATGCCGTAATGAAGGTAAAAGACTACTGATATTCTCACAATTTACGCAAATGCTAAAAATAATCGGAAAAGAGCTAGCCTATCAGGGAATACCATACTTCTACTTAGATGGTAATACCCCTGGGTCCGAGCGGGTAGAGTTGTGTAACAGGTTTAATGATGGGGAGAAGGAGATGTTCCTGATCTCACTTAAGGCAGGTGGGACTGGTCTTAATTTGACTGGAGCGGATACTGTGGTCCTTTATGATTTATGGTGGAATCCTGCAGTTGAGCAGCAGGCAGCCGACCGTGCCCACCGTATTGGGCAAAAGAAAATCGTCCAAGTGATACGCCTTGTTAGCCAAGGGACGATAGAAGACAAGATGTATGAACTCCAGCAGAGAAAGAAAAACCTGATTGACGAAGTTGTCCAGCCAGGGCAAGAAACACTTTCTACACTAACTGAGCAAGAGATCAAAGATATTCTATCGATTTAA
- a CDS encoding heavy-metal-associated domain-containing protein, which translates to MNKVKFQLESLSCPSCIKKIEGTLKKMIGVDEANVLFNSSKVKVTFDSTQINPEDLQRTIEKLGYEVLSMQRVVH; encoded by the coding sequence ATGAACAAAGTTAAATTCCAGTTAGAGTCTCTTTCATGTCCATCATGTATTAAAAAAATCGAGGGAACACTAAAAAAAATGATAGGAGTAGATGAAGCAAATGTGCTATTTAACTCCAGTAAAGTTAAAGTTACTTTTGATTCTACACAAATCAATCCAGAAGATTTGCAACGAACAATCGAGAAACTAGGTTATGAAGTACTTTCTATGCAGAGGGTGGTTCATTAA